A genome region from Pseudomonas sp. S06B 330 includes the following:
- a CDS encoding DUF4870 domain-containing protein → MSEQPLQLPTPNAEIRQWAMFCHLAALLGLIVPFGNLLGPLVMWIWKKDLDPFIDAQGKEALNFQLTVFLASIICFALMFVLVGIVLFGMLMVAVLVLTIVAGVKANDGQPYRYPMTWRPIK, encoded by the coding sequence ATGAGCGAGCAACCGTTGCAGTTGCCCACCCCCAATGCCGAGATTCGACAGTGGGCGATGTTCTGCCACCTGGCCGCGTTGCTGGGCCTGATCGTGCCTTTCGGCAACCTGCTGGGTCCGTTGGTGATGTGGATCTGGAAGAAGGACCTCGATCCGTTCATCGATGCCCAGGGCAAGGAGGCGCTGAACTTTCAGCTCACCGTTTTCCTGGCCTCGATCATCTGCTTCGCACTGATGTTCGTGCTGGTGGGGATTGTGTTGTTCGGCATGTTGATGGTCGCCGTATTGGTGTTGACCATTGTTGCTGGGGTCAAGGCCAATGACGGGCAGCCCTATCGTTATCCGATGACCTGGCGACCGATCAAATAG
- a CDS encoding exodeoxyribonuclease III: MRIISVNVNGIQAAVERGLLSWLQAQNADVICLQDTRASAFELDDPAFQLDGYFLYACDAEVPAQGGVALYSRLQPKAVISGLGFETADRYGRYLQADFDKVSIATLLLPSGMNGDEDLNQKFKLMDDFAKYLDKQRRKRREYIYCGSLYVAQQKLDVKNWRDGQQSPGFLAPERAWMDTVVGDMGYVDALREVSREGDQYSWWPDNEQAEMLNLGWRFDYQLLTPGLRRFVRSARLPRQPRFSQHAPLIVDYDWTLTI, from the coding sequence ATGCGGATCATCAGTGTGAACGTAAATGGCATTCAGGCTGCAGTCGAGCGTGGTTTGCTCAGCTGGCTGCAAGCCCAGAATGCCGACGTCATCTGCCTTCAGGATACCCGCGCCTCGGCCTTTGAACTCGACGACCCAGCTTTTCAGCTTGATGGCTACTTCCTTTATGCCTGCGACGCAGAAGTTCCCGCCCAAGGCGGCGTGGCACTTTATTCGCGGTTGCAGCCCAAGGCAGTCATCAGCGGCCTGGGCTTCGAGACAGCCGACCGCTACGGACGTTACCTGCAGGCCGATTTCGACAAGGTAAGCATCGCAACGCTGCTGCTGCCTTCGGGAATGAACGGCGACGAAGACTTGAACCAGAAATTCAAGTTGATGGACGACTTCGCCAAGTACCTGGACAAGCAGCGACGCAAGCGCCGCGAGTACATCTATTGCGGCTCGTTGTACGTGGCGCAGCAGAAGCTCGACGTCAAGAACTGGCGCGACGGTCAGCAGTCGCCGGGTTTCCTGGCGCCGGAACGCGCGTGGATGGACACCGTCGTCGGTGACATGGGTTATGTCGACGCCCTGCGTGAAGTCAGCCGTGAAGGCGACCAGTACAGCTGGTGGCCGGATAACGAACAGGCCGAGATGCTCAACCTGGGCTGGCGTTTCGACTATCAGTTGCTGACCCCGGGCCTGCGTCGCTTCGTGCGTAGCGCACGCCTGCCGCGCCAGCCACGCTTCTCCCAGCACGCGCCACTGATCGTGGACTACGACTGGACGCTGACGATCTGA
- a CDS encoding formylglycine-generating enzyme family protein, whose protein sequence is MAKQILLSIYSLLLLTACQVQKYPLPESQKLSIEKVAKIAVTIDQKYSELSAETRSRLLNTVVQSLDNMVFVEGGEFQMGDFGWPYDDDPTNMCGWPCGVEPDRMGRISIHSDDDFVHPVKLSSYSLSKYQTTLRDFDLFFIAQGKPLFDAENRKREDLKEIIYAPNLPAPTKSWQEAKEYCGWLGGLSGFPVDLPTEAQWEYAARNRGQHVVFSTDNGSLNYGRNFPSSGKGKRLTFAVDSFVPNPLGIYNLSGNATDWVNDWYEKDYYRRSPLENPTGPETGTLRALRGSGYGEAPLISASTVRRWGEEPVRKRHVPGFSFRCAVQSDQSL, encoded by the coding sequence ATGGCAAAGCAGATCTTATTGTCCATCTATTCTCTATTGCTGCTGACCGCCTGCCAAGTACAAAAATATCCACTGCCTGAAAGTCAGAAACTATCTATCGAGAAAGTCGCCAAGATCGCGGTGACGATTGATCAAAAATACTCAGAACTTTCCGCCGAAACGCGCAGCAGGCTGTTGAATACTGTTGTGCAGTCACTGGACAATATGGTGTTTGTCGAGGGTGGTGAATTCCAGATGGGGGATTTTGGCTGGCCGTATGACGACGACCCGACAAATATGTGTGGCTGGCCATGCGGTGTGGAGCCAGACCGGATGGGCCGTATAAGCATACACAGTGACGACGACTTCGTTCATCCCGTTAAGCTGAGTAGTTACTCCCTATCGAAATACCAGACGACGCTTAGGGATTTTGATCTATTTTTTATCGCTCAGGGCAAGCCGTTGTTTGATGCGGAAAATCGTAAGCGAGAAGATCTGAAGGAAATTATTTACGCACCCAACCTACCTGCACCGACCAAAAGCTGGCAAGAAGCCAAGGAGTACTGCGGTTGGTTAGGGGGGCTGAGTGGCTTTCCAGTGGATCTGCCTACAGAGGCCCAGTGGGAATATGCCGCGCGGAATCGTGGCCAGCACGTGGTATTTTCTACCGACAATGGGAGCCTGAACTATGGGCGTAACTTTCCTTCATCGGGCAAAGGTAAACGTCTTACATTTGCCGTTGATAGTTTTGTCCCTAACCCTCTAGGGATTTACAACCTATCAGGGAATGCCACTGACTGGGTCAATGATTGGTACGAAAAAGACTACTACCGTCGTTCACCACTGGAAAACCCTACCGGCCCCGAAACAGGCACGCTTCGGGCTCTTAGAGGGTCAGGGTATGGTGAGGCCCCGTTGATCAGTGCTAGTACGGTGCGGCGATGGGGGGAGGAGCCTGTGAGAAAGCGGCATGTCCCAGGCTTCAGCTTCCGTTGCGCTGTTCAGTCCGATCAGTCTCTTTAG
- the pyrE gene encoding orotate phosphoribosyltransferase codes for MQPYQRDFIRFAIDRGVLRFGEFTLKSGRTSPYFFNAGLFNSGSALAQLGRFYAAAIVDSKIPFDVLFGPAYKGIPLAAATAVALAEHHNLDLPWCFNRKEAKAHGEGGSLVGAPLEGDVLIIDDVITAGTAIREVMQIIQGQQAKAAGVLIALNRQERGNGELSAIQEVERDFGIPVVSIVSLTQVLEFLADDPALKQHLPAVEAYRAQYGI; via the coding sequence ATGCAGCCGTATCAGCGCGACTTCATTCGTTTTGCCATCGACCGCGGGGTTCTGCGCTTCGGTGAATTCACCCTCAAGTCCGGGCGCACCAGCCCGTATTTCTTCAATGCCGGCCTGTTTAACAGTGGCTCGGCCCTGGCTCAGCTCGGGCGTTTCTATGCGGCGGCGATTGTCGACAGCAAGATTCCGTTCGACGTACTGTTCGGCCCGGCCTACAAGGGTATCCCCCTGGCGGCAGCCACTGCCGTGGCTCTGGCCGAGCATCACAACCTCGACCTGCCATGGTGCTTCAACCGTAAAGAGGCCAAGGCCCACGGTGAAGGTGGCAGCCTGGTCGGTGCGCCGCTGGAAGGTGACGTGCTGATCATTGACGATGTGATTACTGCGGGCACCGCGATCCGTGAAGTCATGCAGATCATCCAGGGTCAGCAGGCCAAGGCTGCTGGTGTACTGATCGCACTGAACCGCCAGGAGCGCGGCAACGGTGAACTGTCGGCGATCCAGGAAGTGGAGCGTGACTTCGGCATTCCAGTCGTCAGCATTGTGTCGCTGACCCAGGTGCTGGAGTTCCTCGCCGACGATCCGGCGCTCAAGCAGCACTTGCCGGCCGTCGAGGCCTATCGGGCCCAGTACGGGATCTGA
- the gmk gene encoding guanylate kinase has translation MNHSSGTLYIVSAPSGAGKTSLVKALIDADNSIQVSVSHTTRAMRPGEVHGVNYHFVEHTAFKLMIEQGDFLEQAEVFGNYYGTSRSALQQALDQGHDLILEIDWQGAQQVRKLMPEARSIFILPPTQEALRQRLTNRGQDSDEIIEGRMREAVSEMSHYDEYDFVIINDDFATALEDLKAVFRANRLLQANQQQRHGQLLKQLLA, from the coding sequence ATGAATCACAGTAGCGGCACCCTTTATATCGTTTCTGCCCCCTCCGGCGCTGGCAAGACCAGCCTGGTCAAGGCCCTGATCGACGCTGACAACAGCATCCAGGTGTCGGTCTCGCACACTACCCGGGCCATGCGCCCTGGCGAAGTGCACGGCGTGAACTACCACTTCGTCGAGCACACCGCATTCAAGCTGATGATCGAGCAAGGCGACTTCCTCGAGCAGGCCGAAGTCTTCGGTAATTACTACGGAACTTCGCGTAGCGCACTGCAGCAGGCGCTCGACCAGGGCCACGACCTGATTCTGGAAATCGACTGGCAGGGTGCTCAGCAGGTGCGCAAGCTGATGCCTGAGGCACGTTCGATCTTCATCCTGCCGCCGACCCAGGAAGCCCTGCGTCAACGCCTGACCAACCGTGGCCAGGACAGCGACGAGATCATCGAAGGACGGATGCGTGAAGCGGTCAGTGAGATGAGTCACTACGACGAGTATGACTTCGTCATCATCAACGATGACTTCGCCACTGCGCTGGAAGACCTCAAAGCGGTGTTCCGCGCCAACCGCTTGCTGCAGGCTAACCAGCAGCAGCGTCACGGCCAGTTGCTCAAGCAATTGCTTGCCTGA
- a CDS encoding aldehyde dehydrogenase, protein MTIAPREHWEQLFQTLKIEGCAFVDGQYCTSVAGDTFDCSSPVDGRQLAQIASCDSADAERAVAAARRAFDSGVWAQQAPAQRKRVLIAFADLLLANAQELALLETLDMGKPIADSLSIDIPAAANAIRWHAEAIDKIYDEVAATASDQLGLVTREPVGVVAAIVPWNFPLMMACWKLGPALATGNSVILKPSEKSPLTAIRIAQLALEAGIPAGVLNVLPGYGHTVGKALALHMDVDTLVFTGSTRIAKQLMVYAGESNMKRVWLEAGGKSPNIVFADAPDLQAAADAAAAAIAFNQGEVCIAGSRLLVERSIKERFLPMVVEALKAWKPGHALDPETRVGALVDSTQLDTVLGYIEAGKADGATLLTGGERVLEDTCGVYLQPAIFDGVTNAMRIAREEIFGPVLSVITFDSADEAIAIANDSPFGLAAAVWTCDISRAHKAARALRAGSVWVNQYDGGDMTAPFGGFKQSGNGRDKSLHAFDKYTELKATWIKL, encoded by the coding sequence ATGACAATTGCACCACGTGAACACTGGGAACAGTTGTTCCAGACCCTGAAAATCGAAGGCTGCGCCTTTGTCGACGGGCAGTATTGCACCAGTGTTGCTGGTGACACTTTCGATTGTTCCAGCCCGGTCGATGGCCGCCAATTGGCGCAGATCGCCAGTTGCGACAGCGCCGATGCCGAACGTGCTGTCGCCGCTGCCCGGCGCGCCTTTGACAGTGGCGTCTGGGCACAACAGGCACCGGCGCAACGCAAGCGGGTACTGATTGCTTTCGCCGACTTGCTGCTGGCCAATGCTCAGGAGCTGGCGTTGCTGGAAACCCTGGACATGGGCAAGCCGATTGCCGATTCCTTGAGCATTGATATCCCGGCTGCGGCCAATGCCATTCGCTGGCACGCCGAAGCCATCGACAAGATTTATGACGAAGTTGCTGCAACCGCGTCCGACCAGCTGGGTCTGGTCACCCGCGAGCCGGTCGGCGTGGTTGCGGCCATTGTTCCGTGGAACTTCCCACTGATGATGGCCTGTTGGAAGCTCGGCCCGGCCCTGGCCACCGGTAACTCGGTGATCCTCAAGCCGTCCGAAAAATCACCCCTGACCGCAATCCGTATCGCCCAGTTGGCACTCGAAGCCGGTATCCCGGCTGGCGTGCTCAACGTCCTTCCTGGATACGGTCACACCGTTGGCAAGGCCTTGGCCCTGCACATGGATGTCGACACGCTGGTGTTCACCGGCTCCACGCGCATTGCCAAGCAGCTGATGGTCTATGCCGGTGAGTCGAACATGAAGCGGGTCTGGCTGGAAGCCGGTGGCAAGAGCCCGAACATTGTCTTCGCTGACGCCCCTGACCTGCAGGCGGCTGCCGATGCGGCAGCCGCGGCCATCGCCTTTAACCAAGGCGAAGTGTGCATTGCCGGCTCGCGCCTGCTGGTTGAACGCAGCATCAAGGAGCGCTTCCTGCCGATGGTGGTCGAGGCCCTCAAGGCCTGGAAACCGGGGCACGCCCTGGACCCTGAGACACGCGTCGGCGCCCTGGTCGACAGCACTCAGCTCGATACCGTGCTTGGCTACATCGAGGCCGGCAAGGCCGATGGTGCGACGTTGCTGACCGGTGGCGAACGTGTACTGGAAGACACCTGTGGTGTTTACCTGCAGCCCGCCATTTTCGATGGCGTGACCAACGCCATGCGTATCGCGCGTGAGGAAATATTTGGCCCAGTACTGTCGGTGATCACCTTTGACAGTGCCGATGAGGCAATTGCCATTGCCAACGATTCACCCTTCGGCTTGGCCGCAGCCGTGTGGACCTGCGATATCTCCCGTGCCCATAAGGCCGCTCGCGCCCTGCGCGCTGGCAGCGTCTGGGTCAACCAGTACGACGGCGGCGACATGACCGCGCCGTTTGGTGGGTTCAAGCAGTCGGGCAATGGTCGAGACAAGTCGCTGCATGCTTTCGACAAATACACCGAACTCAAGGCGACCTGGATCAAGCTGTAA
- a CDS encoding gamma-glutamyl-gamma-aminobutyrate hydrolase family protein: protein MQTTNDLPPLIGISACRQQLGNNSSHTVGDKYVEAAGFAGIPLILPARAEPVDPQRVLERLDGILFTGSPSNVEPHHYNGAPSVEGTKHDVFRDRLTLPLLQAAIATGVPVFCICRGFQELNVALGGTLHQRVQELPGFLDHREPQDAPLEVQYSPRHSVTVQPGGLFERLGLEQSFMVNSLHSQGINRLADGLRAEALAPDGLIEAVSMEDAPGFVVGVQWHPEYRLADNPVSLRLFQAFREACLARARGERQRGKAL from the coding sequence ATGCAAACTACCAATGACCTGCCGCCTTTGATTGGCATTTCTGCCTGTCGTCAGCAGTTGGGCAACAATTCGTCGCACACGGTTGGTGACAAGTACGTCGAAGCAGCAGGTTTCGCCGGAATCCCTCTGATCCTCCCCGCACGCGCAGAGCCGGTTGACCCGCAGCGCGTGCTGGAGCGCCTCGATGGCATTCTTTTTACCGGTTCGCCTTCAAATGTCGAGCCGCATCATTACAATGGCGCCCCCAGCGTGGAAGGTACGAAGCACGATGTGTTTCGCGACCGGCTGACTCTGCCGTTATTGCAGGCCGCCATTGCCACCGGTGTGCCGGTGTTCTGCATCTGCCGTGGATTTCAGGAATTGAACGTCGCCTTGGGCGGCACCCTGCACCAGCGTGTCCAAGAGCTGCCAGGGTTCCTCGATCATCGCGAGCCGCAGGACGCACCACTGGAAGTGCAATATAGCCCCCGCCATAGCGTGACCGTACAGCCCGGTGGGTTGTTCGAACGGCTTGGGCTGGAGCAGAGCTTCATGGTCAATTCGCTTCACAGCCAAGGCATCAACCGCCTGGCTGACGGCCTGCGTGCCGAGGCCCTGGCGCCGGACGGATTGATCGAAGCTGTGTCCATGGAGGACGCCCCGGGCTTTGTGGTCGGTGTGCAGTGGCACCCCGAATACCGCTTGGCCGACAACCCGGTTTCATTGCGTCTTTTCCAGGCGTTTCGTGAGGCATGTCTGGCCCGTGCAAGGGGCGAGCGTCAGCGGGGGAAGGCCCTATAA
- a CDS encoding YicC/YloC family endoribonuclease has translation MVHSMTAFARVERAGSQGTLIWELRSVNHRYLEPHLRLPEALRDLEGAVREALRQGLSRGKVECTLRFNEESTGKPLQVDRERAAQLVAAAETVASLIKQPAPLNPLEVLAWPGVLVADANDPQTLNNEAMALFVEALNELKSGRNREGSELARLINERLDGMASEVTTLRALVPQMLAAQRQKILDRFTDMQAELDPQRLEQEMVLLAQKSDVAEELDRLSTHITEVRRVLKSGGAAGRRLDFLMQELNREANTLGSKAFDPRSTQSAVNLKVLIEQMREQVQNIE, from the coding sequence ATGGTGCACAGCATGACCGCTTTTGCTCGTGTCGAGCGTGCCGGTAGCCAGGGCACCCTGATCTGGGAACTACGCTCAGTAAACCACCGCTACCTGGAACCCCACCTGCGCCTGCCCGAAGCCTTGCGCGACCTCGAAGGTGCAGTGCGTGAGGCACTGCGCCAAGGTTTGTCACGCGGCAAGGTCGAATGCACCTTGCGCTTCAACGAAGAAAGCACCGGCAAGCCGCTGCAGGTTGACCGTGAGCGCGCCGCACAGTTGGTGGCCGCTGCCGAGACCGTTGCCAGCCTGATCAAGCAGCCAGCCCCGCTCAACCCGCTGGAAGTGCTGGCCTGGCCCGGAGTATTGGTAGCCGACGCTAACGACCCACAAACCCTCAACAACGAAGCCATGGCGCTGTTTGTCGAGGCGTTGAATGAATTGAAGAGCGGTCGCAATCGCGAAGGTAGCGAACTGGCCCGCCTGATCAACGAACGCCTGGACGGCATGGCCAGCGAAGTCACCACTCTGCGCGCCCTGGTGCCGCAGATGCTCGCCGCCCAGCGCCAGAAGATTCTCGACCGCTTCACCGACATGCAGGCCGAACTCGACCCGCAGCGCCTGGAGCAGGAAATGGTCCTGCTGGCGCAAAAGAGCGACGTCGCTGAAGAGCTCGACCGCCTGAGCACCCACATCACCGAAGTTCGCCGGGTGCTCAAGTCCGGCGGCGCCGCTGGCCGACGCCTGGACTTCCTGATGCAGGAGCTCAACCGCGAAGCCAACACCCTGGGCTCCAAAGCCTTCGACCCACGCAGCACCCAGTCCGCGGTCAACCTCAAGGTACTGATCGAGCAGATGCGTGAACAAGTACAGAACATTGAGTAA
- a CDS encoding APC family permease — MSEYEAGLSPGIGQARPQATSVSGATKGLAKGRLGLLASIVLGISTIAPVYTLTGALGPTVREVGAHLPAVFIVGFLPMLLVALGYRELNSAEPDSGTSFTWSARAFGPMIGWIGGWGLVTATTIVLSNLAGVAVDFFYLFLGQITGSHEVAALADNLLINVITCCVFIAMAVWICCRGIATTMTVQYGLVALQLVVLVGFALAAFGGSSAQTPPLEFDLDWFNPFGVESFSAFTAGLSLSIFIFWGWDVCLSISEESVGSGDTPGRAATLTVLLILGLYLVTAIATLQFAGISDVGLGLNNPRIQENVFAHLAGPVMGPLAILMSIAVLASTAASLQSTFVSPARTLLAMGYYGAVPERFASVCPRSKTPRYATICAGVAAGVFYVTMRTLSENVLADTITALGMMICFYYSLTAFACVWYFRHSLFDSVRHFLMRGLCPLLGGGILSVIFLQTAYDSASPSFGSGSHVGGLGLVFVIAVIITLLGLGLMMLSRLRAPAFFLGMTLRRHATVSSRR; from the coding sequence ATGAGCGAATACGAAGCAGGCCTGTCCCCGGGTATCGGACAGGCTCGCCCTCAGGCAACGAGTGTATCGGGAGCAACCAAGGGGCTGGCCAAGGGCCGGCTCGGCCTGCTGGCGAGCATTGTCCTGGGCATCTCCACCATTGCACCGGTCTACACCCTCACCGGTGCGTTAGGCCCAACTGTGCGTGAAGTCGGTGCGCACCTGCCGGCCGTGTTTATCGTTGGCTTCCTGCCCATGCTGTTGGTCGCACTGGGCTACCGTGAGCTGAACTCGGCTGAACCTGACAGCGGTACATCCTTCACCTGGTCGGCGCGGGCGTTCGGCCCGATGATCGGCTGGATCGGCGGCTGGGGCTTGGTCACGGCCACCACCATCGTCCTGTCTAACCTTGCGGGGGTGGCAGTCGACTTCTTTTATCTATTCCTCGGACAGATCACCGGCAGCCACGAGGTGGCTGCGTTGGCCGACAATCTGCTGATCAATGTCATCACCTGTTGCGTGTTCATCGCCATGGCGGTGTGGATTTGCTGTCGCGGTATTGCCACCACCATGACCGTGCAGTACGGCTTGGTAGCGTTGCAGTTGGTGGTGCTGGTGGGCTTTGCCTTGGCAGCCTTCGGCGGCTCATCTGCACAAACCCCGCCACTGGAGTTCGATCTGGACTGGTTCAACCCCTTTGGCGTTGAGTCGTTCTCGGCGTTTACTGCGGGTCTGTCGCTGTCGATCTTCATTTTCTGGGGCTGGGATGTCTGCCTGAGCATCAGTGAAGAGTCGGTGGGCAGCGGTGACACACCCGGCCGCGCGGCGACCCTGACGGTGCTGCTGATTCTCGGTCTGTACCTGGTGACGGCGATTGCCACGCTGCAGTTTGCCGGTATCAGTGATGTTGGCCTGGGCCTGAACAATCCACGTATTCAGGAGAACGTCTTCGCCCACTTGGCAGGTCCGGTCATGGGGCCGCTGGCGATCCTGATGTCCATCGCCGTTTTGGCCAGTACTGCCGCTTCGCTGCAGTCGACTTTCGTTTCACCGGCGCGCACCTTGCTCGCCATGGGTTACTACGGTGCGGTGCCAGAGCGCTTTGCCAGCGTCTGCCCGCGTTCGAAAACCCCGCGTTACGCAACCATCTGTGCCGGTGTGGCGGCGGGCGTGTTCTACGTCACCATGCGCACCTTGAGTGAGAACGTGCTGGCCGACACCATCACCGCCCTGGGCATGATGATCTGCTTCTACTACTCGCTGACCGCCTTTGCCTGTGTCTGGTACTTCCGCCACAGTCTCTTCGACAGCGTGCGTCACTTCCTGATGCGTGGCCTGTGCCCGCTGCTCGGTGGCGGTATTCTCTCGGTGATTTTCCTGCAGACGGCCTACGACAGCGCCTCGCCATCGTTTGGCAGCGGTTCGCATGTTGGTGGTCTGGGGCTGGTGTTCGTAATCGCAGTGATCATCACCCTGCTGGGGTTGGGGCTGATGATGTTGTCACGCCTGCGGGCGCCGGCGTTCTTCCTGGGCATGACCTTGCGTCGTCACGCCACGGTCTCCAGCCGCCGCTAA
- a CDS encoding LysM peptidoglycan-binding domain-containing protein, with the protein MSSTYTVKHGDTLGQIAQRHGAKVSEIQALNPIIGDPNHIKAGWELKLPGAAPKPELPPPMHAHSTTSIALKGQAECDEELVDVAHVTGEPHFYVLTAKQSKALKREINAVQKLMDELHQNLAKALPALQCKKPQAPMASCTCAGCVKDAWAQKAEGAGLLVRETKPQPSTIAPLTTDKDLQGRLATLQQARDWYQDYKPSALRTTQFESNWKSLQSKKVLELDGEIGKLRAELAAQRAPEPEDSFSTANSAAPDLRHGMGGSFERQQGKQTQTGINVVEIILFSDPTRRHYISCYDDHQGV; encoded by the coding sequence ATGAGCAGCACTTACACGGTTAAACATGGCGATACCCTAGGGCAAATTGCCCAACGACATGGCGCTAAAGTATCTGAAATCCAGGCGCTTAACCCGATCATTGGTGACCCTAACCACATCAAAGCCGGATGGGAGTTAAAGCTTCCCGGCGCCGCGCCAAAACCTGAACTACCGCCACCGATGCATGCGCATAGCACTACGTCGATTGCGCTCAAGGGGCAGGCCGAATGTGACGAGGAACTGGTTGACGTCGCCCACGTTACTGGCGAGCCGCATTTCTATGTACTGACCGCCAAACAGTCCAAAGCACTGAAGCGGGAAATCAACGCGGTGCAGAAGCTCATGGATGAACTGCATCAGAACCTGGCTAAAGCCTTGCCTGCCCTGCAGTGCAAGAAACCTCAGGCCCCCATGGCCAGTTGCACCTGTGCGGGGTGCGTCAAAGATGCCTGGGCGCAGAAAGCCGAAGGCGCCGGGTTGCTGGTACGCGAGACCAAGCCCCAGCCCAGCACAATCGCGCCGCTCACCACTGACAAAGACCTGCAGGGCCGCCTGGCGACCTTACAGCAAGCGCGTGACTGGTATCAGGATTACAAACCCAGTGCTTTGAGGACCACGCAATTTGAATCCAACTGGAAGTCCTTGCAGAGCAAGAAGGTCCTGGAACTGGATGGTGAAATCGGCAAACTCCGCGCCGAACTGGCGGCACAGCGAGCACCCGAGCCGGAAGACAGTTTCAGCACTGCCAATAGTGCGGCGCCCGACTTGAGACATGGCATGGGGGGGAGCTTTGAGCGTCAGCAAGGCAAGCAAACCCAGACTGGTATTAACGTAGTGGAAATCATCCTGTTCAGCGACCCCACCCGGCGCCACTACATCTCCTGCTACGACGATCACCAAGGCGTTTGA
- the rph gene encoding ribonuclease PH: MKRPSGRAADQLRSIRITRNYTKHAEGSVLVEFGDTKVVCTVSVENGVPRFLKGQGQGWLTAEYGMLPRSTGERNQREAARGKQGGRTLEIQRLIGRSLRAALDMSKLGDITLYVDCDVIQADGGTRTASITGAMVALVDALRVVKKRGGLKGGDPLKHMIAAVSVGMYQGEAVLDLDYLEDSAAETDLNVVMTSQGGFIEVQGTAEGAPFQPEELNAMLALAQKGMVDLFELQQASLAD, translated from the coding sequence ATGAAACGTCCAAGTGGTCGCGCTGCCGATCAGCTCCGCTCGATCCGCATCACCCGCAACTACACCAAACACGCCGAGGGATCAGTACTGGTCGAGTTCGGTGACACTAAAGTCGTCTGTACGGTCAGTGTCGAGAACGGCGTACCGCGCTTTCTCAAAGGCCAGGGCCAAGGCTGGCTGACCGCCGAATACGGCATGCTGCCGCGCTCCACTGGCGAGCGTAACCAGCGTGAAGCCGCCCGTGGCAAGCAGGGTGGTCGTACCCTCGAAATCCAGCGCCTGATCGGCCGTTCGCTGCGCGCTGCCCTGGACATGAGCAAGCTCGGTGACATCACCCTGTACGTCGACTGTGACGTGATCCAGGCCGATGGCGGTACCCGCACGGCATCGATCACTGGCGCCATGGTTGCTCTGGTAGACGCCCTGCGCGTGGTCAAGAAGCGTGGCGGCCTGAAGGGCGGTGACCCGCTCAAGCACATGATCGCCGCCGTCTCGGTTGGCATGTATCAGGGCGAGGCCGTACTTGACCTGGACTACCTGGAAGACTCGGCTGCCGAGACCGACCTCAACGTGGTCATGACCAGCCAGGGTGGCTTCATTGAAGTCCAGGGCACTGCCGAAGGCGCGCCGTTCCAGCCTGAAGAGCTCAATGCCATGTTGGCGCTGGCGCAAAAGGGCATGGTTGATCTGTTCGAACTGCAGCAGGCCTCGCTGGCCGACTGA